One genomic region from Leptolyngbya sp. FACHB-261 encodes:
- the ptsP gene encoding phosphoenolpyruvate--protein phosphotransferase, giving the protein MMNLNKGNIKLKAEAVNKADAIRQAGTLLVENGNMKTEYITSMMEREKVAHTYLGNGIAIPHGLPKDRNLIAQTGISVVQIPAGVEWNPGERVHLVVGIAAKSDEHIEILSNLTHILDDEATVQRLSRTTNPDDIINCLVNPTSNDNNGKALANLENTESDFAKFVDVAIQGNTGLHARPATVLINLAKEFESEIRVRYRNQTANAKSLVSLLKLGVEGGQTIRLMAQGADADQALQTLKREVESGLGDEAEEISAVSLGRRLEFESAAIPGIAASPGLAIGPVFQLKRGKVVFEAVAKDPAAEETRLRQAVETAKAQLRELYEDVKARSGTGKASIFLAHQEFLDDPELVAGARAQLQDHRSAAWAWQQAYEQRAQTLEQLKDPLLAGRATDLRDVGRRVLRLLADKVEDELTLPEYPVILIAEDLTPSDTASLNPQLTLGFCTAYGGPTSHSAIIARSLDIPAIVGAGPAILNLADGTACILDGESGGLYPHPSQADLETAKTAQQDLQAIREAEKLACYQPALMTDGHRVEVVANIGAAAEAEQAVNAGAEGIGLLRTEFLFLNRSEPPSEEEQFAAYSQMTQALNGLPLIIRTLDIGGDKAVPYLNLPAEENPFLGIRGIRLCLQRPDLFKPQLRAIFRVAHTGSVKIMFPMIATLEDLQAAKTIAEEVRLEIGAEPIEIGMMIEVPSAVLMAPEFAQEVDFFSVGTNDLTQYTLAMDRGHPALAKQADGLHPAILRLIDQTVRAANGAGKWVGVCGGIAGDPKGAAILAGLGVSELSISIPSVAAVKAKLRSLSLGQTQVLAKRALQCRNAQEVRAL; this is encoded by the coding sequence ATGATGAATCTGAACAAGGGCAATATCAAGCTTAAGGCAGAGGCAGTCAACAAAGCTGATGCTATACGTCAGGCCGGTACCCTGCTAGTTGAAAACGGCAACATGAAGACGGAATACATCACTAGCATGATGGAAAGGGAAAAGGTTGCTCATACCTATTTGGGCAACGGGATTGCCATTCCTCATGGCTTACCCAAAGACCGGAATTTAATCGCGCAAACTGGTATCTCAGTGGTGCAAATTCCGGCTGGGGTAGAGTGGAATCCTGGAGAGCGGGTTCATCTAGTCGTCGGCATTGCCGCTAAGTCAGATGAGCATATCGAAATTCTCTCTAATCTCACCCATATTTTGGATGATGAGGCAACCGTTCAACGTTTGTCTAGAACTACCAACCCAGACGATATTATCAACTGCCTGGTTAACCCAACCAGTAATGACAATAACGGCAAAGCTTTAGCGAACTTAGAAAATACTGAGTCTGACTTTGCCAAGTTTGTAGATGTAGCGATTCAGGGCAATACAGGTTTGCATGCTCGCCCAGCCACGGTTTTAATCAATCTGGCTAAGGAGTTTGAGTCAGAGATTCGAGTGCGTTACCGAAACCAGACAGCGAATGCGAAAAGCTTGGTCTCGCTGCTGAAACTGGGTGTTGAAGGCGGTCAAACGATTCGCCTGATGGCGCAGGGAGCCGATGCCGATCAAGCGCTGCAAACTCTGAAACGTGAAGTCGAATCAGGTTTGGGTGATGAAGCGGAGGAGATTTCAGCTGTCAGCTTAGGACGAAGGCTGGAGTTTGAATCCGCAGCAATACCGGGCATTGCAGCTTCACCGGGCTTGGCAATTGGACCGGTCTTTCAACTTAAGCGGGGCAAGGTTGTGTTTGAGGCTGTGGCCAAAGACCCAGCAGCCGAGGAAACTCGCCTACGTCAGGCGGTAGAAACGGCCAAAGCACAGTTGCGCGAACTCTACGAGGATGTGAAGGCGCGTTCTGGTACGGGCAAAGCCTCAATTTTTCTGGCGCATCAGGAATTTTTGGATGATCCAGAACTGGTGGCAGGGGCAAGGGCGCAGTTGCAGGACCATCGCAGTGCTGCTTGGGCTTGGCAGCAGGCCTACGAACAACGGGCTCAAACCCTAGAACAGCTTAAAGATCCTTTATTAGCCGGCCGGGCAACCGATCTGCGCGACGTGGGGCGGCGCGTGCTGCGGCTGCTAGCAGACAAGGTGGAAGATGAGCTGACCTTACCCGAATACCCCGTGATTCTGATTGCGGAGGATTTGACACCATCGGACACAGCGAGTCTAAATCCGCAGTTGACCTTGGGCTTTTGCACAGCCTACGGTGGCCCCACCTCGCATAGCGCAATTATTGCCCGCTCCTTGGATATCCCAGCCATTGTTGGTGCAGGTCCTGCGATCCTCAACTTGGCTGATGGGACCGCCTGTATCCTCGACGGCGAAAGTGGAGGGCTCTATCCCCATCCCTCGCAGGCTGATCTAGAGACTGCCAAAACGGCGCAGCAGGATTTGCAGGCTATTCGGGAAGCAGAAAAGTTGGCGTGCTACCAACCTGCGCTGATGACCGACGGGCATCGGGTAGAGGTGGTTGCCAACATTGGCGCAGCTGCTGAAGCAGAACAAGCCGTGAATGCGGGGGCAGAGGGGATCGGGCTGTTGAGAACCGAGTTTCTGTTCCTGAATCGCTCGGAGCCGCCCTCGGAGGAGGAGCAGTTCGCGGCCTACAGCCAGATGACCCAAGCCCTCAACGGCTTGCCTCTAATTATCCGAACCCTAGATATCGGTGGCGATAAAGCGGTTCCCTATCTTAATTTGCCAGCAGAAGAAAATCCTTTTTTGGGAATCCGAGGCATTCGGCTTTGCTTGCAACGTCCAGACTTGTTTAAGCCTCAACTGCGCGCGATTTTTCGAGTTGCTCACACTGGTTCGGTCAAGATCATGTTCCCGATGATCGCTACGCTTGAAGATTTACAGGCTGCCAAGACAATTGCTGAGGAAGTTCGTTTAGAAATTGGCGCGGAGCCTATAGAAATCGGCATGATGATCGAAGTGCCTTCTGCGGTGTTGATGGCGCCTGAGTTTGCTCAAGAAGTCGATTTCTTCTCAGTTGGCACTAACGATTTGACTCAGTACACTCTGGCCATGGATCGGGGCCATCCCGCCTTAGCTAAACAGGCTGATGGCCTGCATCCGGCGATTCTACGGCTAATTGATCAAACGGTTCGAGCTGCAAATGGGGCCGGTAAGTGGGTTGGTGTCTGCGGCGGCATTGCCGGTGATCCTAAAGGGGCAGCTATCTTGGCAGGGCTCGGCGTCAGCGAGTTAAGCATCAGCATTCCTAGCGTGGCGGCGGTTAAGGCGAAACTACGCAGCCTCTCCCTTGGGCAAACGCAAGTATTAGCGAAACGCGCTTTGCAATGTCGCAATGCGCAGGAAGTTCGTGCCCTGTAG
- the ppsA gene encoding phosphoenolpyruvate synthase yields the protein MFTSKKLDIPLLNQELKEKALVLWFEQVGIVDVPLVGGKNASLGEMIRQLSPQGVNVPTGFATTSHAFRYFIESAGLKARLQRLLAELDVENVNNLRERGRQARTLILDTPFPADLEEAILNAYVQLSQRYGVNVDLCDRLVGDELQACISRHSGVDVAVRSSATAEDLPDASFAGQQESYLNINGINSVLEACHMCFASLFTDRAISYRTIKGFDHFEIALSVGVQKMVRSDLASSGVMFSIDTETGFKNAALVTAAYGLGENVVQGVVNPDEYIVFKPTLKQGFRPILEKRLGSKKIKMTYDIGGSKPTSNVLVSKAEQARYALNDDEILKLAEWTCIIEDHYSRVREAYSPMDIEWAKDGATGELFIVQARPETIHSQKTNNILKTYRLTGTKHSQPLLTGRAVGEMIGQGRVRTIVDVRKLDEFQEGEVLVTTRTDPDWEPIMKRASAVITNQGGRTCHAAIIARELGIPALVGCDNATDILRDDQEVTVSCAEGEEGYVYDGLLTFEIEELELGNLPRTRTQVLMNVGNPQEAFRLSLLPNDGVGLARTEFIIANHIKVHPLALLHFDTLKDKAAKWEISQLTAQYEDLPTYFVDKLASGIGILAAAFYPKPVIVRMSDLKSNEYANLLGGREFEPEEENPMIGWRGASRYYDPKYRDAFGLECKAFKRVREEMGLTNVIPMIPFCRTPAEGRKVLAEMAKHGLVQGENGLQVYVMCELPSNVELADRFSEIFDGFSIGSNDLTQLTLGLDRDSALVSHLFDERDEAVKRKLQRVIACAKQFNRKIGICGQAPSDYPEFAGFLVEQGIDSISLNPDSVLKARLAIAKTEAALDQSS from the coding sequence ATGTTTACTTCCAAAAAACTAGACATTCCTCTTTTAAATCAAGAACTTAAAGAGAAAGCGCTGGTGCTCTGGTTTGAGCAAGTAGGCATCGTCGATGTGCCCTTAGTGGGAGGTAAAAATGCATCGCTGGGAGAGATGATTCGGCAGCTCTCCCCCCAAGGTGTAAACGTTCCCACGGGCTTTGCAACCACTTCTCACGCGTTCCGTTACTTCATAGAATCAGCAGGCCTAAAAGCGCGTTTGCAGCGCTTATTGGCAGAGCTAGACGTTGAAAATGTCAACAACTTACGAGAACGGGGGCGACAAGCGCGAACCTTAATTCTGGACACACCTTTTCCAGCCGATTTAGAAGAGGCCATCCTTAACGCCTATGTGCAGTTGTCCCAACGTTATGGAGTCAACGTAGACCTGTGCGACCGCTTAGTCGGGGACGAATTGCAAGCCTGTATAAGCCGACACAGTGGTGTCGATGTAGCTGTTCGCTCCAGTGCAACAGCAGAAGACCTGCCCGATGCCAGCTTTGCCGGACAACAGGAAAGCTACCTCAATATAAACGGCATCAATAGCGTGTTGGAAGCTTGCCACATGTGCTTTGCTTCCCTATTTACCGATCGGGCTATTTCTTATCGCACGATCAAAGGCTTCGATCATTTCGAGATTGCGCTTTCGGTCGGGGTACAGAAAATGGTGCGCTCTGACCTAGCCTCCTCTGGCGTGATGTTCTCGATCGATACCGAAACTGGGTTCAAAAACGCGGCTCTGGTGACTGCAGCCTATGGCTTGGGTGAAAATGTCGTGCAAGGAGTGGTGAACCCTGACGAGTATATTGTCTTCAAACCCACGCTCAAGCAAGGCTTTCGTCCCATCCTAGAAAAGCGACTGGGCAGCAAAAAAATCAAAATGACCTATGACATCGGTGGCAGCAAGCCGACGTCAAACGTTCTAGTTTCTAAAGCAGAGCAGGCCCGATATGCCCTCAACGATGATGAAATTCTCAAGCTTGCGGAATGGACCTGCATCATTGAGGATCATTATTCCAGAGTTCGAGAAGCTTATAGCCCAATGGACATCGAGTGGGCAAAAGATGGGGCAACTGGCGAATTGTTTATTGTGCAAGCTCGGCCTGAGACTATCCATTCTCAGAAGACCAACAACATTCTCAAGACTTATAGACTCACAGGCACGAAACACTCTCAACCGCTGCTCACCGGTCGGGCAGTGGGCGAAATGATTGGTCAGGGTAGAGTCCGAACCATTGTCGATGTTCGTAAGTTGGATGAGTTTCAAGAGGGAGAAGTGCTGGTAACGACTCGCACTGACCCTGATTGGGAACCGATTATGAAGAGAGCGAGTGCCGTGATCACCAACCAGGGTGGACGCACCTGCCACGCTGCGATTATTGCCCGAGAATTAGGCATTCCTGCCCTAGTGGGTTGTGACAATGCGACCGATATTTTGAGAGATGATCAGGAGGTTACTGTCTCCTGCGCTGAAGGGGAAGAAGGGTATGTTTACGACGGTCTATTGACGTTTGAGATCGAGGAACTTGAATTAGGCAATTTGCCCCGCACCCGCACCCAGGTATTAATGAATGTTGGCAATCCCCAGGAGGCATTTAGGTTGTCGCTGCTGCCGAATGATGGTGTCGGCTTAGCGCGAACCGAGTTTATTATTGCCAACCACATCAAAGTTCACCCCTTAGCATTACTGCATTTTGACACTCTTAAGGACAAAGCAGCGAAGTGGGAAATCAGCCAGTTGACCGCTCAGTACGAGGATTTACCCACCTACTTTGTTGATAAGTTAGCGTCAGGAATTGGCATCTTAGCGGCTGCGTTCTATCCAAAGCCAGTCATCGTTCGCATGTCAGATCTCAAGAGCAACGAATACGCTAACCTGCTGGGGGGAAGAGAGTTTGAGCCAGAAGAAGAAAATCCGATGATCGGCTGGCGGGGAGCCTCCCGCTACTACGACCCCAAATATCGAGATGCCTTTGGCCTGGAGTGCAAAGCCTTCAAACGAGTTCGGGAGGAGATGGGTTTAACTAATGTGATTCCCATGATTCCCTTCTGCCGCACACCTGCTGAAGGACGCAAAGTCTTAGCAGAAATGGCAAAACACGGACTAGTACAGGGCGAGAACGGCTTGCAAGTCTACGTCATGTGCGAATTACCCAGCAACGTTGAGTTGGCCGACCGCTTTAGCGAAATATTTGATGGCTTCTCGATTGGCTCCAATGATCTGACCCAATTAACCCTGGGCCTCGATCGGGACTCTGCCCTGGTTTCTCATCTATTTGATGAACGTGACGAAGCGGTAAAACGCAAGCTACAGCGAGTGATTGCCTGTGCAAAACAGTTCAATCGCAAGATTGGAATCTGTGGTCAGGCTCCCAGTGACTATCCTGAATTTGCAGGATTTTTAGTCGAGCAAGGTATCGATTCAATTAGTCTGAATCCCGATTCAGTCTTGAAGGCCCGACTCGCAATTGCCAAGACCGAAGCAGCTCTCGACCAGTCTTCTTGA
- a CDS encoding GAF domain-containing protein, whose product MSRGKAKKGKQEAQRGLTQEALLNRMTNRIRQSLELQEILTATVVEIRSFLQTDRVQIYRFRADGSGEVIAQSANQERLPSLMGLSFPADDIPPISRELFVKARQRVIVDVQAQLSIISHLDSPETGETLVVEDVRYCPADPCHLEYLAAMGVQSCLVVPILYHKQLWGLLISHHSRTREYSERELQIVQLLANQVSIAISQSKLLSQAREQARQEATISKIATLLHASTKLQEVLPVVLRETVQALEGTSGRLYITADGLSQISRLYTYGQQPIPQPETENELIEDSVCWQRFMHLSRVLGQEQLLWSQPVNDRETLSLQAVNDLYHEPELRALGPAFAPTEIRGLLSVPLQYRQKLLGYLSIFRNEIEVETLWAGHRDSDERQRLPRRSFEAWRELKRGQSQEWTNDEIELAQALSNHLTTALMQKRQELEKQKMEEELIKARKLESIGILAGGIAHDFNNILTIILGNVSLAQMDAHPDSQIYARLTEARKASQRAKDLTQQLLTFSKGGAPIKKTASIAELIKDTLGFGLRGSNVKCELSIAEDLWPVEMDEGQISQVLNNLIINANQAMPDGGTVQVKVENIELEEESFLPLAGGQYVKISIQDQGIGIPEEHLSKIFDPYFTTKQKGSGLGLSTSYSIIKNHGGLIDVESELEVGTEFCIYLPASQNQILAEAEEEKNSTAGKGKILVMDDEEKVREIAGKMLTHFGYDVGFAKDGLEAVELYKKAKKADQPFDAVIMDLTVPGGVGGKEAIKKLLRFDPGVKAIVSSGYSNDPLVAQFQQYGFRGLLAKPYEIEKLHEVLSKILTEDKNS is encoded by the coding sequence ATGAGTCGCGGGAAAGCCAAAAAAGGCAAGCAAGAGGCTCAGCGGGGGCTTACCCAGGAAGCGCTGCTCAACCGGATGACTAACCGCATTCGTCAGTCTCTAGAATTGCAGGAAATCTTGACGGCCACAGTCGTTGAGATCCGCTCCTTTTTGCAGACGGACCGGGTTCAAATCTATCGGTTTCGAGCTGATGGCAGTGGTGAGGTCATTGCGCAATCTGCGAATCAGGAGCGTTTGCCCTCGTTGATGGGCTTGAGTTTTCCTGCTGATGATATTCCTCCGATCTCCCGAGAGCTGTTCGTCAAAGCTCGTCAACGGGTCATTGTCGATGTTCAAGCGCAACTCAGCATCATTAGTCATCTCGATTCTCCAGAAACTGGTGAAACTCTGGTGGTCGAGGACGTTCGTTACTGCCCCGCCGACCCTTGCCATCTCGAATACCTGGCAGCCATGGGGGTTCAGTCATGTCTGGTTGTGCCCATCCTGTATCACAAGCAGCTTTGGGGATTACTAATTTCCCATCACTCTAGGACCCGAGAGTATTCAGAACGGGAGCTTCAAATTGTTCAACTGCTGGCAAATCAGGTCTCAATTGCGATTTCCCAATCCAAGCTACTGAGTCAGGCACGAGAGCAGGCCCGCCAGGAAGCCACGATTAGCAAAATTGCCACCCTCCTGCATGCCTCTACTAAACTCCAGGAAGTTCTCCCAGTTGTTCTGCGGGAAACGGTGCAAGCGCTAGAGGGCACCAGTGGCAGACTTTATATCACCGCTGATGGTCTAAGTCAGATCAGTAGGCTCTACACCTATGGGCAACAGCCAATTCCCCAGCCCGAGACGGAAAATGAACTGATCGAAGACAGCGTTTGCTGGCAGCGATTTATGCATTTGAGCAGGGTATTGGGACAAGAGCAGCTCCTGTGGAGTCAGCCGGTTAACGATAGGGAAACCTTATCTCTGCAAGCAGTTAATGACCTTTACCATGAGCCTGAACTCCGTGCTCTGGGGCCAGCCTTTGCGCCGACTGAAATCCGAGGTCTACTCAGTGTTCCCTTGCAATACCGACAGAAACTGCTGGGATACCTGAGCATTTTTCGCAACGAAATTGAGGTTGAGACTCTGTGGGCTGGCCATCGAGATAGTGACGAGCGTCAACGGCTGCCACGCCGCTCCTTTGAAGCCTGGCGAGAACTCAAACGGGGCCAATCTCAGGAATGGACAAATGACGAAATCGAACTGGCACAAGCGCTGAGCAATCACCTAACCACTGCGTTGATGCAGAAGCGGCAAGAGCTGGAGAAGCAGAAGATGGAGGAGGAGCTGATTAAGGCGAGAAAGCTTGAATCGATAGGCATTCTAGCGGGTGGAATCGCTCATGACTTCAACAACATTTTGACGATTATTCTAGGCAATGTTTCCCTTGCCCAAATGGATGCTCATCCTGATAGTCAGATCTATGCCAGATTAACGGAGGCTAGGAAAGCATCGCAGCGAGCGAAGGACTTAACCCAGCAATTGCTGACTTTTTCAAAGGGTGGAGCACCTATTAAAAAGACAGCCTCGATTGCAGAGTTAATTAAGGATACTCTCGGGTTTGGCTTGAGAGGCTCAAATGTGAAATGTGAGCTTTCTATTGCAGAGGACCTCTGGCCAGTTGAGATGGATGAAGGCCAGATCAGCCAGGTGCTTAATAACCTAATTATCAACGCTAATCAGGCGATGCCTGACGGCGGAACTGTGCAGGTTAAGGTAGAAAATATAGAGCTTGAAGAAGAGAGTTTTCTACCTTTAGCAGGGGGGCAATATGTCAAGATCTCAATTCAAGATCAGGGGATTGGCATTCCTGAAGAACATCTTTCAAAAATTTTCGATCCCTACTTTACAACTAAACAAAAAGGTAGTGGCTTAGGTTTATCAACTTCTTACTCGATCATCAAAAACCACGGCGGCTTGATCGACGTAGAGTCTGAACTAGAAGTTGGTACTGAGTTCTGTATTTATCTCCCGGCCTCACAAAATCAGATTCTGGCTGAGGCAGAGGAGGAAAAAAACTCTACTGCTGGCAAAGGCAAAATCTTGGTAATGGATGATGAAGAAAAGGTGAGGGAGATTGCTGGCAAAATGCTCACTCACTTTGGCTATGACGTAGGTTTTGCTAAAGATGGATTAGAGGCAGTTGAACTCTACAAAAAAGCCAAAAAAGCCGACCAGCCCTTCGATGCTGTGATCATGGACTTAACCGTACCCGGAGGAGTAGGAGGCAAGGAAGCTATTAAGAAGTTGCTGAGATTTGACCCAGGCGTGAAAGCAATTGTTTCCAGTGGATATTCGAATGATCCACTGGTTGCTCAATTTCAACAGTATGGTTTTAGAGGGCTTCTGGCGAAGCCCTACGAGATCGAAAAGCTGCATGAGGTTCTCAGCAAAATTCTCACGGAAGACAAGAATAGCTGA
- a CDS encoding glycosyltransferase family 1 protein, which translates to MLSRSRQAIALISDHGDPAAEIGKEEAGGQNVYVRRAGEALAALGWQVDMFTRKVNPNDAAIVQHSPHCRTIRLVAGPEQFIPRDALFEYMPQFVEAFQAFQAKQGAYYPLVHTHYWLSAWIGLQLRELNNVQLIHTYHSLGAVKYLSVASPSNAEIRLSVEKQILEQADCVVATSPQEQEHLRTLVSQTGCVKVIPCGTDVDNFQVVTQAEARTKLGLNLNEQIVFYVGRFDPRKGIETLVRACALSKARNQGKLRLVIAGGSSPGQADGLERARIKQIVQAEGLIEQTLFVGRLGHDQLPLYYAAADVCVVPSHYEPFGLVAIEAMACGTPVVASNVGGLQFTVVPEETGLLAPPQDAEAFSIAIDRILADQKWASLLGSQAAARVREQFSWCGVAAQLSELYRCLLARSIMHDLPRRSPWPSGSVKAHLSRSTKVAPAKMLGRA; encoded by the coding sequence ATGCTTAGTCGCAGCAGACAGGCGATCGCCCTCATCTCTGATCACGGCGACCCCGCAGCCGAAATTGGCAAAGAAGAGGCTGGTGGACAGAACGTTTACGTTCGCCGAGCTGGAGAGGCTCTTGCTGCTTTGGGTTGGCAAGTCGATATGTTCACGCGTAAGGTCAATCCGAACGATGCCGCGATTGTGCAGCATTCCCCGCACTGCCGGACCATTCGCTTGGTAGCGGGTCCGGAGCAGTTCATTCCACGCGATGCGCTATTTGAGTACATGCCCCAATTTGTGGAGGCGTTTCAAGCTTTCCAAGCCAAGCAAGGCGCCTATTATCCACTTGTACATACGCACTACTGGCTCTCGGCTTGGATCGGTTTGCAACTGCGGGAGTTGAACAATGTCCAGCTCATTCACACCTATCACTCATTAGGGGCTGTGAAGTATTTATCTGTGGCTTCCCCATCGAACGCAGAGATACGTCTAAGTGTCGAGAAACAGATTTTAGAGCAAGCGGATTGTGTAGTAGCAACCAGTCCACAGGAACAAGAACATCTGCGGACGTTGGTTTCCCAAACGGGCTGTGTGAAGGTTATTCCCTGCGGCACAGATGTGGATAACTTCCAGGTTGTGACTCAAGCTGAAGCTCGGACGAAATTGGGGTTAAATCTCAATGAGCAGATTGTGTTTTATGTCGGACGCTTTGACCCCCGCAAAGGGATTGAAACCCTGGTTCGTGCTTGTGCTTTATCTAAGGCCCGCAATCAAGGCAAACTTCGTCTAGTCATTGCGGGTGGCAGTAGCCCTGGCCAAGCAGATGGTCTAGAACGGGCGCGTATTAAACAGATTGTGCAAGCGGAGGGTCTGATAGAACAGACCCTTTTTGTTGGGCGTTTGGGCCATGATCAACTGCCGCTCTATTACGCAGCAGCGGATGTATGTGTGGTGCCAAGTCACTATGAGCCGTTTGGATTAGTGGCAATCGAGGCTATGGCCTGCGGCACGCCAGTGGTGGCTTCTAATGTGGGCGGGCTGCAATTTACAGTCGTCCCAGAAGAGACCGGGCTATTGGCACCGCCGCAGGATGCTGAGGCGTTTTCTATCGCAATTGATCGCATCCTGGCCGACCAGAAATGGGCTAGCCTCTTGGGCAGTCAGGCAGCAGCACGGGTGCGGGAGCAGTTTAGCTGGTGTGGCGTTGCGGCTCAATTGAGCGAACTTTACCGATGCTTACTCGCTCGGTCGATCATGCATGATTTACCCCGTCGTAGCCCTTGGCCATCCGGTTCTGTTAAGGCTCACCTGTCAAGGTCTACAAAGGTGGCCCCTGCGAAAATGCTAGGTCGAGCCTAG